Proteins encoded within one genomic window of Amorphoplanes friuliensis DSM 7358:
- a CDS encoding sensor histidine kinase, with protein MTSPDPLIRARIRVEQDIFVVRQLAREVAREVGMETQDQTRLATALSEVGRLMLVTGRDAEVVFVAAPDGVPTLQVQVEYPVTGDAARLTSQLGQVRRLVDSMEVGDGGIGTIVRMSRRLPPAAPLLSPDLMDEIRERLAGHVPGTPYDELTVQNQQLIGALDEVRAQRDDLARLNAELEETNRGVMALYHQLSDELEETNRGVVALYNELDEKSVQLRAASEAKSRFLANVSHELRAPVTAIIGLGRLLSDDASDPLTPEQNRQVELIRGSATDLLSLVNDLLDLAKAEAGRIEPNWSDVDLKAVFGQLRGTLRPLATRPEVDFVVEEPSIAVLRSDEVLLAQVLRNLLTNAIKFTSEGSIRLAVTPIDDGVEFTVADTGTGIPPELQERIFEEFYQVPGSHPLSGKGTGLGLPYARRLVTILGGALRVTSTPGQGSTFTVSLPVSP; from the coding sequence ATGACCTCCCCCGATCCTCTGATCCGCGCACGGATCCGGGTCGAGCAGGACATCTTCGTGGTGCGTCAGCTGGCCCGGGAGGTCGCGCGCGAGGTCGGCATGGAGACCCAGGATCAGACCCGGCTCGCCACGGCGCTCAGTGAGGTCGGCCGGTTGATGCTGGTCACGGGCCGAGACGCCGAGGTGGTGTTCGTTGCGGCGCCTGATGGGGTACCTACGCTTCAGGTGCAAGTTGAATACCCCGTTACCGGTGACGCAGCCCGGCTGACTTCGCAGCTGGGGCAGGTGAGGCGCCTGGTCGACTCGATGGAGGTAGGGGATGGGGGGATCGGAACGATCGTGCGGATGTCACGTCGACTCCCGCCGGCCGCGCCGCTCCTGAGCCCCGATCTTATGGACGAAATCCGTGAACGTCTCGCCGGCCACGTGCCGGGGACGCCCTACGACGAGCTGACGGTGCAAAATCAGCAGCTCATCGGCGCCCTGGACGAGGTACGCGCCCAGCGCGACGATCTGGCCCGGCTCAACGCCGAGCTGGAGGAGACCAACCGCGGTGTGATGGCTCTGTACCACCAGCTGTCCGACGAGCTGGAGGAGACCAACCGCGGCGTCGTGGCGCTCTACAACGAGCTGGACGAGAAGTCCGTGCAGCTCCGTGCGGCGAGTGAGGCCAAGAGCCGCTTCCTCGCCAACGTCAGTCATGAGCTCCGCGCGCCGGTCACCGCGATCATCGGGCTCGGCCGGTTGCTCAGCGACGACGCCTCCGATCCGCTCACCCCCGAGCAGAACCGTCAGGTCGAGCTGATCCGTGGCTCGGCCACCGATCTGCTGTCGCTGGTCAACGATCTGCTCGACCTGGCCAAGGCCGAGGCCGGCCGGATCGAGCCGAACTGGTCCGATGTGGACCTCAAGGCGGTTTTCGGTCAGCTGCGCGGCACTCTGCGCCCGCTGGCCACCCGGCCGGAGGTCGACTTTGTCGTCGAGGAGCCGTCGATCGCCGTGCTGCGCTCCGACGAGGTGCTGCTCGCGCAGGTCCTGCGAAACCTCCTGACCAACGCGATCAAGTTCACTTCCGAGGGTTCGATCCGGCTCGCTGTCACCCCGATCGACGACGGCGTCGAGTTCACGGTGGCCGACACCGGCACAGGCATCCCGCCTGAGCTGCAGGAGCGCATCTTCGAGGAGTTCTACCAGGTGCCCGGGAGCCACCCGCTGAGCGGAAAGGGCACGGGCCTCGGCCTCCCGTACGCCCGCCGGCTGGTCACCATCCTGGGCGGCGCGCTGCGCGTGACGTCCACGCCGGGCCAGGGCAGCACGTTCACCGTCTCCCTGCCGGTGTCGCCGTGA
- a CDS encoding fused response regulator/phosphatase — protein MTPATVLVVDDSATKRYLLVSWLSRAGFTVVEAETGGEALRRLTEADIDLVVLDVKLPDMNGFEVCERIKTDPVYGVLPVIHVSAHAVDVVDRTQGLNRGADAYLVEPIEPDELIATSQAVLRYYRARQRAETLAARMIRLAETTLAINSASTLTGLLQAAADGAHEIFDGPVIVVAETSDGDGLAAVADGHESAVRPWTVEHQEIAVGSTVRNDDPDLWPGVPWPEGESVAVASARLRSDRSPVSVAVPSSSQNPGFPVLRQLAQAVAAAVEAQRSYDEEHRIAVTLQRSLLQSRLPDVPGLELAVRYEPAGAQTEVGGDFYELTMLDGRLLVAIGDVAGHSLHAATVMAELRHAVRAYAVEGHPPGAVLELVNRFMRAVLPTESATLCLLTLEPDTGRVRLASAGHLPPLLHVDGKARFLAPKGPLLGINAPRPADLEFVLPPGGTLVLYTDGLIERRDADIDVGLSALADCAAEVDRSLDAFCQRLLVDLAGADEQADDIAVVALRRSVTERA, from the coding sequence GTGACACCCGCCACCGTGCTGGTCGTCGACGACAGCGCCACCAAGCGATATCTGCTGGTGAGCTGGTTGTCGCGTGCCGGTTTCACGGTGGTGGAGGCGGAGACGGGTGGCGAGGCGCTGCGCCGCCTCACCGAGGCGGACATCGACCTGGTCGTCCTCGACGTGAAACTCCCGGACATGAACGGCTTCGAGGTCTGCGAGCGGATCAAGACCGATCCCGTGTACGGCGTACTGCCCGTGATCCACGTGTCCGCGCACGCCGTGGACGTGGTCGACCGCACGCAAGGGCTGAACCGTGGTGCGGACGCGTACCTGGTGGAGCCGATCGAGCCGGACGAGCTGATCGCCACGTCGCAGGCTGTGCTGCGTTACTACCGGGCCCGGCAGCGCGCCGAGACGCTGGCCGCCCGGATGATCCGGCTGGCCGAGACCACGCTGGCGATCAACTCCGCGTCCACGCTGACGGGGCTGCTGCAGGCGGCCGCTGACGGCGCCCACGAGATCTTCGACGGTCCGGTCATCGTGGTCGCCGAGACCTCCGACGGTGACGGGCTGGCCGCCGTGGCCGACGGGCACGAGTCGGCGGTCCGGCCGTGGACCGTCGAGCACCAGGAGATCGCGGTGGGCTCGACGGTGCGCAACGACGACCCGGACCTCTGGCCGGGTGTGCCCTGGCCCGAGGGCGAGTCCGTCGCGGTCGCGTCGGCCCGGCTGCGCAGCGACCGTTCGCCGGTCTCCGTGGCCGTGCCGTCCAGCAGCCAGAACCCCGGCTTCCCGGTGCTGCGGCAGCTCGCCCAGGCGGTGGCGGCCGCGGTCGAGGCGCAGCGCTCGTACGACGAGGAGCACCGGATCGCGGTGACGTTGCAGCGCAGCCTGCTCCAGTCGCGGCTGCCCGACGTGCCGGGTCTGGAGCTCGCCGTCCGCTACGAGCCCGCCGGTGCGCAGACCGAGGTCGGTGGTGACTTCTACGAGCTGACGATGCTGGACGGCCGGCTGCTCGTGGCCATCGGTGACGTCGCCGGGCACTCGCTGCACGCGGCGACGGTGATGGCGGAGCTGCGGCATGCCGTGCGGGCGTACGCCGTCGAGGGGCATCCGCCCGGCGCGGTGCTGGAGCTGGTCAACCGCTTCATGCGGGCGGTGCTGCCCACCGAGTCGGCGACACTGTGCCTGCTGACGCTGGAGCCGGACACCGGTCGCGTCCGCCTGGCCAGCGCCGGTCACCTGCCGCCGCTGCTGCACGTGGACGGGAAGGCGCGTTTCCTGGCGCCGAAGGGCCCGCTGCTCGGCATCAACGCGCCGCGCCCCGCGGACCTGGAGTTCGTGCTGCCGCCCGGCGGGACCCTGGTCCTCTACACGGACGGTCTGATCGAACGCCGCGACGCCGATATCGACGTCGGCCTGTCCGCGCTGGCGGATTGCGCGGCTGAGGTGGACCGCAGCCTCGATGCCTTCTGCCAGCGACTTCTTGTCGATCTGGCCGGTGCCGACGAGCAGGCCGACGACATCGCCGTGGTTGCTCTGCGACGGAGCGTGACCGAAAGGGCTTGA
- a CDS encoding PadR family transcriptional regulator, translating to MSTSHVLLGLLSAGPQHGYELKRVHDERLPRAKPLAYGQVYATLGRLERDGFVEQSGQDQEGGPERTSYTLTDAGRARLDEWLAAVEPPAPYVTSDLFAKVVVSLLASGAAAAKEYLVAQRAAHTTRLRELTAVKTATDSSAGDVVAADYAIAHLDADLRWLQTTLLRVADLHREVIA from the coding sequence ATGTCGACCTCGCACGTGTTGCTCGGGCTGCTCTCCGCAGGTCCCCAGCATGGATACGAACTCAAGCGGGTGCACGACGAACGCCTGCCCCGGGCCAAACCGCTCGCGTACGGGCAGGTCTACGCCACCCTGGGACGCCTGGAACGCGACGGGTTCGTCGAGCAGTCCGGGCAGGATCAGGAAGGTGGCCCCGAGCGCACCTCGTACACCCTCACCGACGCCGGCCGTGCCCGCCTCGACGAATGGCTGGCCGCCGTCGAGCCGCCGGCTCCGTACGTCACCAGTGACCTCTTCGCCAAGGTTGTGGTCAGCCTGCTCGCCTCGGGCGCCGCGGCAGCGAAGGAATACCTGGTCGCCCAGCGGGCCGCGCACACCACCCGGCTGCGCGAGCTGACCGCGGTCAAGACCGCCACCGACTCCTCCGCCGGTGACGTGGTCGCCGCCGACTACGCCATCGCCCACCTCGACGCGGACCTGCGCTGGCTGCAGACCACGCTGCTGCGCGTCGCCGACCTCCACCGAGAGGTGATCGCATGA
- a CDS encoding ABC transporter ATP-binding protein has protein sequence MSPLLTGTGLHRSYGPTPALRGIDVEIGEGEIVAVTGPSGCGKSTLLHCLAGILKVDSGEVRYRDQDISLWTEAARSRLRRTEFGVLFQFGQLVPELTAAENVALPLLLAGSGRREARKAATMWLGRFGVGDLADQVPGKMSGGQQQRCAVARALVTEPKVLFADEPTGALDVLTGEQVLTEIVHVTREQGTSVVLVTHEPQIAAYADREIALRDGALDPSGLGLGIGS, from the coding sequence ATGAGCCCGCTGCTGACAGGCACCGGCCTGCACCGTTCGTACGGACCCACGCCGGCCCTGAGGGGCATCGACGTCGAGATCGGCGAGGGGGAGATCGTCGCGGTCACCGGGCCGAGCGGCTGCGGCAAGTCGACCCTCCTGCACTGCCTGGCCGGGATCCTCAAGGTCGACAGTGGCGAGGTGCGCTACCGCGACCAGGACATCAGCCTGTGGACCGAGGCCGCGCGGTCACGGCTGCGGCGTACCGAATTCGGGGTGCTGTTCCAGTTCGGCCAGCTGGTGCCGGAGCTGACGGCAGCCGAGAACGTCGCCCTTCCGCTGCTTCTCGCCGGTTCGGGGCGGCGAGAGGCGCGGAAGGCCGCGACGATGTGGCTCGGCCGGTTCGGCGTCGGTGACCTCGCCGACCAGGTGCCCGGCAAGATGTCCGGTGGCCAGCAGCAGCGCTGTGCGGTCGCCCGGGCGCTGGTGACCGAGCCCAAGGTGCTCTTCGCCGACGAGCCCACCGGCGCACTGGACGTGCTCACCGGCGAGCAGGTGCTGACCGAGATCGTGCACGTCACCCGCGAGCAGGGCACCTCCGTGGTGCTGGTGACCCACGAGCCGCAGATCGCCGCGTACGCGGACCGTGAGATCGCCCTGCGCGACGGCGCCCTCGACCCCAGCGGCCTCGGCCTCGGGATCGGCTCGTGA
- a CDS encoding FtsX-like permease family protein: MKPSTLGRLAVAGGRTDVLRMSLTAGSSVLAAVVLLAAATVVAVPELGTSDQGSEAWNDYASPLIAEPGLRPGVVITLLLLAVPVLFLAGQSIRFGSPARDRRLAAMRLAGATPGQAVLIAATETAVASLLGSIVGTAVFLVLQQSLNARNGDGLLYLPSDQLPSVVSFLLVLLLVPVLAGLIGAFLLRRVIITPLGVVRRTRSKAPRLWPGVLILVGIFAPIVIRPLGEWLGHTSGGIGGRLVVLVGFAVVLLAVAGVVIGTGWISYTAGRLLHRFGRRPAALLAGRRLMADPWNGSRTMSALLAALVVGGGVVGYRIYMTTQFAANDAANRLNGTEDGYGDGTDFYLNSVDLIRIAVFAGIVVAAAGIMVAVAEGIVSRRRTNASLVAAGVPRKVLGESLAWQTFAPLVPAVLVALTVGISLLRGIATEASAGGGTTCDGTQAQCADPDSPLWKTYREVTLQVPVPFGDLAVLGGGALVLMLLAVGVGLIFLRRSTELDELRIV, encoded by the coding sequence GTGAAACCGTCGACGCTGGGCCGGCTGGCGGTCGCCGGCGGTCGCACCGACGTGCTCCGCATGAGCCTGACCGCGGGCAGTTCCGTCCTGGCCGCCGTGGTGCTGCTCGCGGCGGCGACGGTGGTCGCGGTGCCGGAGCTGGGCACGTCCGACCAGGGCTCCGAGGCCTGGAACGACTACGCCAGCCCACTCATCGCCGAGCCGGGTCTGCGGCCCGGCGTGGTGATCACCCTGCTCCTGCTGGCCGTGCCGGTGCTGTTCCTGGCCGGTCAGAGCATCCGGTTCGGCAGCCCCGCCCGCGACCGCCGGCTCGCGGCCATGCGGCTGGCCGGTGCCACCCCCGGACAGGCCGTCCTCATCGCCGCCACGGAAACTGCTGTTGCTTCGCTGCTCGGATCGATCGTGGGCACCGCCGTGTTTCTGGTGCTGCAGCAATCGCTGAACGCGCGCAACGGCGACGGGCTTCTCTACCTGCCGTCCGACCAGTTGCCCTCGGTGGTCTCGTTCCTGCTGGTCCTGCTGCTGGTGCCGGTGCTCGCCGGGCTGATCGGTGCGTTCCTGCTGCGGCGGGTCATCATCACCCCGCTCGGGGTGGTCCGGCGTACGAGGTCGAAGGCGCCGCGGCTCTGGCCCGGCGTCCTGATCCTCGTCGGTATCTTTGCGCCGATCGTCATCCGGCCGCTCGGCGAATGGCTGGGGCACACCAGTGGCGGGATCGGCGGTCGTCTGGTGGTCCTGGTCGGCTTTGCCGTGGTGCTGCTGGCCGTCGCGGGTGTTGTCATCGGCACGGGCTGGATCAGCTACACCGCGGGGCGACTGCTGCACCGCTTCGGTCGCCGACCGGCAGCCCTGCTGGCCGGCCGCCGGCTGATGGCCGATCCGTGGAACGGCAGCCGCACCATGTCGGCCCTGCTCGCCGCGCTGGTGGTCGGTGGGGGTGTGGTCGGCTACCGCATCTACATGACCACCCAATTCGCCGCGAACGACGCCGCGAACCGGCTGAACGGCACCGAGGACGGGTACGGCGACGGCACCGACTTCTACCTGAACTCCGTGGACCTGATCCGGATCGCGGTCTTCGCCGGCATCGTGGTGGCGGCCGCCGGCATCATGGTGGCGGTCGCCGAGGGCATCGTGTCGCGCCGTCGCACCAACGCGTCACTGGTGGCCGCGGGTGTGCCGCGCAAGGTCCTGGGCGAATCACTCGCCTGGCAGACGTTCGCGCCGCTGGTGCCGGCCGTGCTCGTCGCCCTCACCGTCGGGATCAGCCTGCTCAGGGGCATCGCGACCGAAGCCTCGGCGGGCGGGGGCACGACCTGCGACGGCACTCAGGCGCAGTGCGCCGACCCGGATTCACCGCTGTGGAAGACCTACCGGGAAGTGACGCTGCAGGTGCCCGTACCGTTCGGTGATCTTGCAGTGCTCGGCGGCGGCGCCCTCGTGCTCATGCTGCTCGCGGTCGGGGTGGGTCTGATCTTCCTGCGCCGGAGCACCGAGCTCGACGAGCTCCGGATCGTCTAG
- a CDS encoding S9 family peptidase, which translates to MTTDMPTTPPAVRQVPAERTFHGDTVTDEFAWLAEKENPDTIAYLEAENAWTKAATAHLSDLQSTVFEEIKGRTQETDLSVPSRKGGYWYYTRTVEGKQYGIQCRVPAAPDEADPPATGDGAPLPGEEVLLDGNELAEGKNFFALGTFDITPDGDRLAYSVDFDGDERFTLKVKDLRTGEVLADEVPDTFYGSAWSADGSTLFYITVDDAWRPNKVWRHIVGQPASDDVVIFEEADERFWVGVELSRSEKFIIIDANSKVTSEVRVIDASAPTAEPALIRERVQGVEYSIEHHGHRFLILHNENAEDFAVAWTSVDNPGEWVELIPHQPGTRLESVDAFQRHIVISQRRDGLTGLRVMADGSTDSYDMEFPEPIYSVGLAGNPEYDTNVVRISYTSMITPDSVYDVDLITRAMVLRKQKPVLGEFNPDDYEQFREWANAADGTKVPISVVARKGVTRDGTAPLLLYGYGSYEISMDPYFSIARLSLLDRGVVYAIAHVRGGGEMGRRWYEEGKMLAKKNTFTDFVAAAEALVASSWTSADRLVARGGSAGGLLMGAIANIAPEAFAGIVAQVPFVDPLTSILDPSLPLTVTEWEEWGNPLENADVYAYMKSYSPYENVAKLKYPAILAVTSLNDTRVLYHEPAKWVARLRAVAPDGSYLLKTEMGAGHGGPSGRYDAWKEEAFVTAWILGTVGLA; encoded by the coding sequence GTGACCACCGACATGCCCACGACACCGCCCGCGGTTCGTCAGGTGCCCGCTGAGCGCACCTTTCACGGCGACACCGTCACGGACGAGTTCGCCTGGCTCGCCGAGAAGGAAAACCCGGACACGATCGCCTATCTGGAGGCGGAGAACGCCTGGACCAAGGCGGCGACCGCGCACCTGAGCGACCTCCAGTCCACCGTCTTCGAGGAGATCAAGGGCCGGACCCAGGAGACGGATCTGTCGGTGCCGAGCCGCAAGGGCGGCTACTGGTATTACACCCGGACCGTCGAGGGCAAGCAGTACGGCATCCAGTGCCGCGTGCCGGCCGCCCCGGACGAGGCCGACCCGCCCGCCACGGGCGACGGGGCCCCGCTGCCCGGCGAGGAGGTGCTGCTGGACGGCAACGAACTGGCCGAGGGCAAGAACTTCTTCGCGCTGGGCACCTTCGACATCACCCCGGACGGCGACCGGCTCGCCTACTCCGTGGATTTCGACGGCGACGAACGCTTCACCCTCAAGGTCAAGGACCTGCGTACGGGTGAGGTGCTGGCCGACGAGGTCCCGGACACGTTCTACGGCAGCGCCTGGTCGGCCGACGGCTCCACGCTGTTCTACATCACGGTCGACGACGCCTGGCGCCCCAACAAGGTGTGGCGGCACATCGTCGGGCAGCCGGCGAGCGACGACGTGGTGATCTTCGAGGAGGCGGACGAGCGCTTCTGGGTCGGTGTGGAGCTCAGCCGCAGCGAGAAGTTCATCATCATCGACGCCAACAGCAAGGTGACCAGCGAGGTCCGGGTCATCGACGCTTCGGCGCCGACGGCCGAGCCGGCGCTGATCCGTGAGCGCGTGCAGGGTGTCGAATATTCGATCGAGCACCACGGGCACCGCTTCCTGATCCTGCACAACGAGAACGCCGAGGATTTTGCGGTCGCGTGGACGTCCGTGGACAACCCGGGCGAGTGGGTGGAGCTGATCCCGCACCAGCCCGGCACGCGGCTCGAGTCGGTCGACGCGTTCCAGCGGCACATCGTCATCTCGCAGCGGCGGGACGGGCTGACCGGGCTGCGCGTGATGGCCGACGGCAGCACGGACAGCTACGACATGGAGTTCCCGGAGCCGATCTACAGCGTCGGGCTGGCCGGCAACCCGGAGTACGACACCAACGTCGTCCGCATCAGCTACACCTCGATGATCACGCCGGATTCGGTGTACGACGTGGACCTGATCACGCGGGCGATGGTGCTGCGCAAGCAGAAGCCGGTGCTCGGCGAGTTCAACCCGGACGACTACGAGCAGTTCCGCGAGTGGGCCAACGCGGCCGACGGCACCAAGGTGCCGATCTCGGTCGTCGCCCGCAAGGGCGTCACCCGCGACGGCACGGCACCCCTGCTCCTGTACGGCTACGGCTCGTACGAGATCAGCATGGACCCGTACTTCTCCATCGCCCGCCTGTCGCTGCTGGACCGCGGCGTCGTCTACGCCATCGCGCACGTGCGCGGCGGTGGCGAGATGGGCCGGCGCTGGTACGAAGAGGGCAAGATGCTCGCGAAGAAGAACACGTTCACGGACTTCGTGGCGGCCGCCGAGGCGCTGGTCGCGTCGTCGTGGACGTCCGCGGACCGTCTGGTCGCCCGGGGTGGTTCGGCCGGTGGCCTGTTGATGGGCGCGATCGCCAACATCGCCCCGGAGGCTTTCGCGGGCATCGTCGCGCAGGTGCCGTTCGTCGACCCGCTGACGTCCATCCTGGACCCGTCGCTGCCGTTGACGGTCACCGAGTGGGAGGAGTGGGGCAACCCGCTCGAGAACGCCGACGTGTACGCGTACATGAAGTCCTACAGCCCGTACGAGAACGTCGCGAAGCTGAAGTATCCGGCGATCCTGGCCGTGACCAGCCTGAACGACACCCGGGTGCTCTACCACGAGCCGGCCAAGTGGGTCGCGCGGCTGCGGGCGGTGGCGCCCGACGGGTCGTACCTGCTCAAGACCGAGATGGGCGCCGGGCACGGCGGACCGAGCGGCCGGTACGACGCCTGGAAAGAGGAGGCGTTCGTGACCGCCTGGATCCTGGGCACGGTCGGTCTCGCCTGA
- a CDS encoding FAD-binding oxidoreductase translates to MVTALPGREPLLRALIDICGPDFAREAGAADMVAGHLPSFVAAPATTHAAMDTLRLAAERGLAVVPRGSGSKIDWGVPPQGIDMVLDTRRLDGIWDHRPEESTAEIGTGTTIRAVQAALALRGQRLAVDPPSAGATLGGILAVNESGPLRHRFGSPAAQVDSIRYVGRDGVAGESDGEEGRPGIAEVDGVILSAKVRLRPLPAARRWVTVPVSTPLQVHNLVAQILAQRAEPSAIEVDLPTPAGRMISQPPGSVAVLLEGTPADATERAEQVAKSLGDAASVTPTAPRWWGRYPFSRGDVALRISVPIADLHSAVYALRDAAGMPVPVRGSAGSGTVHAVLPGTLTPDRVEGILDAVRGVLLARGGRCVVITAPSPISTNIDMAGRRDLF, encoded by the coding sequence ATGGTGACTGCTCTACCCGGCCGCGAGCCCCTGCTTCGCGCGCTGATCGACATCTGCGGACCGGACTTCGCCCGGGAGGCCGGCGCGGCCGACATGGTCGCCGGACACCTGCCGAGCTTCGTCGCGGCCCCGGCCACGACGCACGCGGCCATGGACACCCTGCGCCTGGCCGCTGAACGTGGCCTCGCCGTGGTCCCCCGAGGATCCGGCTCCAAAATCGACTGGGGGGTGCCACCCCAGGGCATCGACATGGTCCTCGACACCCGGCGCCTCGACGGCATCTGGGACCACCGCCCGGAGGAGTCCACCGCCGAGATCGGCACCGGCACGACGATCCGCGCGGTGCAGGCCGCCCTGGCCCTGCGCGGCCAGCGGCTGGCGGTCGACCCGCCCTCGGCGGGAGCGACACTCGGCGGCATCCTCGCGGTCAACGAGTCCGGCCCGCTGCGCCACCGCTTCGGCAGCCCGGCGGCCCAGGTCGACAGCATCAGATATGTCGGCCGCGACGGCGTGGCCGGCGAATCCGACGGCGAGGAAGGCCGCCCCGGCATCGCGGAGGTCGACGGGGTCATCCTGTCGGCCAAGGTCCGGCTGCGTCCCCTGCCGGCGGCCCGCCGCTGGGTCACGGTCCCGGTGTCGACGCCGCTGCAGGTCCACAACCTGGTCGCGCAGATCCTGGCCCAGCGGGCCGAGCCCAGCGCGATCGAGGTCGACCTGCCGACGCCTGCCGGCCGGATGATCAGCCAGCCCCCGGGATCGGTCGCTGTGCTGCTGGAGGGCACCCCGGCCGACGCCACCGAACGCGCCGAGCAGGTCGCCAAGTCGCTGGGCGACGCAGCCTCGGTCACCCCGACCGCGCCACGGTGGTGGGGGAGATACCCGTTCTCCCGCGGAGACGTGGCGTTGCGGATCTCCGTGCCGATCGCCGATCTGCACTCAGCGGTCTATGCCCTGCGTGACGCGGCCGGGATGCCGGTGCCGGTGCGCGGCTCCGCGGGAAGCGGCACGGTGCACGCGGTGCTGCCCGGCACGCTGACACCGGACCGCGTCGAGGGCATCCTGGACGCGGTGCGCGGGGTGCTGCTGGCCCGCGGTGGCCGATGCGTGGTGATCACGGCACCGTCGCCGATCAGCACCAACATCGACATGGCCGGCCGCCGAGACCTCTTCTGA
- a CDS encoding dihydrofolate reductase family protein, with product MAKTQYYTATSVDGFTADLDNSLDWLFEVDEGTDNPFGAFFSNVGAFAMGAATYEWVLKNDNVIDEPENWHEMYGDVPCWVFTHRDLPVVPDANVFMVSGDVKRVHEAMMVAAQGRNVWLAGGGDLVGEFADADLLDEIILAVAPAMLGSGTPLLPRRLTSQQMVLTNVAQMGQFAYLSYAVGSLAKLGRHLAADAISREHALR from the coding sequence GTGGCAAAGACGCAGTACTACACGGCGACCAGCGTCGACGGCTTCACCGCCGATCTGGACAATTCGCTCGACTGGCTGTTCGAGGTCGACGAAGGCACGGACAACCCGTTCGGTGCGTTCTTCTCCAACGTCGGCGCCTTCGCCATGGGCGCCGCCACCTACGAGTGGGTGCTGAAGAACGACAACGTCATCGACGAGCCGGAGAACTGGCACGAGATGTACGGCGACGTCCCCTGCTGGGTCTTCACCCACCGGGACCTGCCCGTCGTCCCGGACGCCAACGTCTTCATGGTCAGCGGCGACGTGAAACGCGTCCACGAGGCCATGATGGTCGCCGCCCAGGGCCGCAACGTCTGGCTCGCCGGCGGCGGTGACCTGGTCGGGGAGTTCGCCGACGCCGATCTGCTCGACGAGATCATCCTGGCGGTGGCGCCGGCGATGCTCGGCTCGGGCACACCGCTGCTGCCGCGGCGGCTGACCTCGCAGCAGATGGTCCTGACGAACGTCGCGCAGATGGGCCAGTTCGCCTACCTCAGTTACGCGGTCGGCTCCCTGGCCAAACTCGGCCGCCACCTGGCCGCCGACGCCATCTCCCGCGAGCACGCCCTCCGCTGA
- a CDS encoding dihydrofolate reductase family protein: MPKTQFYTATSIDGFIADEDNSLDWLFKADSDPGSNPFTAFFAEVGAFAMGATTYEWVLEHDQLDKEPVKWADYYGDVPAWVFTHRDLPRVPGADLTFVQGDVREVHAAMTERAAGKNIWLVGGGELAGAFADAGLLDELILGVAPVTLGGGAPLLPRRLEAARLTLTGVEQRGQFAYLTYAVGRVE, translated from the coding sequence GTGCCGAAGACGCAGTTCTACACAGCGACCAGCATTGACGGATTCATCGCCGACGAGGACAACTCGCTCGACTGGCTGTTCAAGGCCGACAGCGATCCGGGCAGCAACCCGTTCACCGCGTTCTTCGCCGAGGTGGGGGCGTTCGCCATGGGAGCGACCACCTACGAGTGGGTGCTGGAGCACGACCAGCTCGACAAGGAGCCGGTGAAGTGGGCCGACTACTACGGCGACGTCCCGGCCTGGGTCTTCACCCACCGCGACCTGCCGCGAGTGCCGGGCGCCGATCTCACCTTCGTCCAGGGCGACGTCCGAGAGGTCCACGCCGCCATGACCGAGCGGGCCGCCGGCAAGAACATCTGGCTGGTCGGCGGGGGTGAGCTCGCCGGGGCGTTCGCCGATGCCGGGCTGCTCGACGAGCTGATCCTCGGGGTGGCGCCGGTGACCCTGGGTGGCGGGGCGCCGCTGCTCCCCCGGCGCCTCGAGGCGGCGCGGCTGACGCTCACCGGTGTCGAGCAGCGTGGGCAGTTCGCCTATCTGACCTATGCGGTGGGCCGGGTGGAGTGA